Proteins encoded in a region of the Saccharothrix ecbatanensis genome:
- a CDS encoding glycoside hydrolase family 43 protein: protein MSRALTKLGALVAAVALLFTTWSVTTDRRAEALEPFTGYLMAHFTGEHSNGEQIYLAHSRDGLRWTDLNNGAPVLLSTVGTRGVRDPALLRSPAGDRYWIIATDLRIASGTSWSDAANRGSTSLVVWESTDLVNWSAPRLLNVAAGISGAGDAWAPEAIYDPASGDYVVYWATNATLNGVKKHRIYYVRTRDFRSFTSPVLYIDRGAGQGIIDTQIIESPGSVGGYRFYRASADGHITIEGSNSVLGSWTTIGNLSHMGISNGTGGGNVVEGPMWMQFNGRNEWALWLDQYATSRGYMPITSTNLGSTRNFQTVTGYNLGVARKRHGSILNLTGAEESRVLAKWGTTAPFNRIQSYNFQDRYVRHADHDVRIDSNVSPAQDAQFRVVAGLAGSGTVSFQSVNYPGYYLRHSNYDFVLAADDGSATFKADSTFRQVAGLASSSWSSFQSYNFPDRYIRHYAYQLRLDPITNATERADATFRLTS from the coding sequence ATGTCACGAGCACTGACGAAGCTGGGCGCGCTGGTCGCGGCCGTGGCTTTGCTGTTCACAACCTGGTCGGTCACGACCGACCGGCGGGCCGAGGCGCTGGAGCCGTTCACCGGCTACCTGATGGCGCACTTCACCGGCGAGCACTCGAACGGCGAGCAGATCTACCTCGCGCACAGCCGCGACGGTCTGCGTTGGACCGATCTGAACAACGGCGCGCCCGTGCTGCTGTCCACCGTGGGAACGCGAGGTGTGCGCGACCCCGCGCTCCTCCGCTCCCCCGCGGGCGACCGGTACTGGATCATCGCCACCGACCTGCGCATCGCGTCCGGCACGTCGTGGTCCGACGCCGCCAACCGCGGCAGCACGTCACTGGTCGTCTGGGAGTCCACCGACCTGGTCAACTGGTCCGCCCCGCGCCTGCTGAACGTGGCCGCGGGCATCTCGGGCGCGGGCGACGCCTGGGCGCCGGAAGCCATCTACGACCCCGCGTCCGGCGACTACGTCGTCTACTGGGCCACCAACGCCACGCTGAACGGCGTCAAGAAGCACCGCATCTACTACGTGCGCACCCGCGACTTCCGCTCGTTCACCTCCCCCGTCCTCTACATCGACCGGGGCGCAGGCCAGGGCATCATCGACACCCAGATCATCGAGTCGCCCGGCAGCGTCGGCGGCTACCGCTTCTACCGCGCCTCCGCCGACGGCCACATCACGATCGAGGGCAGCAACTCGGTCCTGGGCTCGTGGACCACCATCGGCAACCTGTCGCACATGGGCATCTCCAACGGCACCGGCGGCGGCAACGTCGTCGAGGGTCCGATGTGGATGCAGTTCAACGGCCGCAACGAGTGGGCGCTCTGGCTGGACCAGTACGCCACCAGCCGCGGCTACATGCCGATCACGTCGACGAACCTCGGCAGCACCCGCAACTTCCAGACCGTCACGGGTTACAACCTCGGCGTCGCGCGCAAGCGCCACGGCTCGATCCTCAACCTCACCGGGGCCGAGGAGAGCCGCGTGCTGGCCAAGTGGGGCACCACCGCGCCGTTCAACCGCATCCAGTCCTACAACTTCCAGGACCGCTACGTGCGGCACGCCGACCACGACGTGCGCATCGACTCGAACGTCAGCCCCGCCCAGGACGCCCAGTTCCGCGTCGTCGCCGGTCTGGCCGGCTCGGGCACGGTCTCCTTCCAGTCGGTCAACTACCCCGGCTACTACCTGCGGCACAGCAATTACGACTTCGTCCTGGCAGCCGATGACGGCAGCGCGACGTTCAAGGCCGACTCCACCTTCCGCCAAGTGGCCGGGCTGGCCTCGTCGTCGTGGTCGTCGTTCCAGTCCTACAACTTCCCCGACCGCTACATCCGTCACTACGCGTACCAGCTCCGACTGGACCCGATCACCAACGCCACCGAACGCGCCGACGCGACCTTCCGACTGACGAGCTGA